Proteins co-encoded in one Ziziphus jujuba cultivar Dongzao chromosome 9, ASM3175591v1 genomic window:
- the LOC107426394 gene encoding protein ANTAGONIST OF LIKE HETEROCHROMATIN PROTEIN 1, translating to MAPPKKSKKKKKESRKLNKSKTMSVVPLEPKAIDSDWWDSFWVKNSSISGSTVPTDEAEGFKYFFRVSKQTFEYICSLVREDLVSRPPSGLINIEGRLLSVEKQVAIALRRLASGESQVSVGAAFGVGQSTVSQVTWRFIEALEERARHHLKWPDSSRMEEIKSKLEASFGLPNCCGAIDATHIIMTLPTVQTSDDWCDPENNYSMLLQGIVDHEMRFLDIVTGWPGGMTVSRLLKCSGFFKLCDSEERLNGNVRTLSGGMKIREYIVGGLGYPLLSWLITPYENNGLSTSLSAFNAMHEAARLLAVRAFSQLKGSWRILNKVMWRPDKRKLPSIILVCCLLHNIIIDTGDKLHPDVALSGHHDSGYREQSCKQVDPMGRTARENIAKALTT from the exons ATGGCGCCTCCGAAGaaatcgaagaagaagaaaaaagaaagcagaAAATTGAACAAGAGCAAAACCATGAGCGTCGTTCCTTTGGAACCCAAAGCCATCGATTCCGACTGGTGGGATAGTTTCTGGGTCAAGAATTCCTCCATTTCAG GTTCTACGGTTCCTACTGATGAAGCAGAAGGATTTAAGTATTTCTTTAGGGTCTCAAAACAGACTTTTGAGTATATATGTTCCCTGGTAAGAGAAGATCTTGTGTCAAGACCACCATCAGGGCTCATCAATATTGAAGGAAGGCTTCTCAGTGTTGAGAAACAGGTTGCAATCGCCCTCAGAAGGTTGGCATCTGGTGAGTCCCAAGTGTCAGTTGGAGCTGCCTTTGGTGTTGGTCAGTCTACAGTTTCTCAGGTGACTTGGAGGTTCATCGAAGCATTGGAGGAGCGTGCCAGACACCATCTCAAGTGGCCTGATTCCAGTAGGATGGAAGAAATCAAGTCCAAACTTGAAGCTTCCTTCGGGTTGCCCAATTGCTGTGGTGCCATAGATGCAACACATATCATTATGACCCTTCCTACTGTTCAAACTTCGGATGATTGGTGCGACCCAGAGAACAACTACAGCATGCTCTTGCAGGGAATTGTTGACCATGAGATGAGATTTCTTGATATTGTGACTGGTTGGCCAGGTGGCATGACTGTGTCTAGATTATTGAAGTGCTCAGGATTCTTCAAGCTCTGTGACAGTGAAGAACGTTTAAATGGAAATGTAAGAACTTTATCTGGAGGAATGAAGATTAGAGAATATATAGTTGGTGGGCTTGGTTATCCTCTTCTTTCCTGGCTCATAACTCCTTATGAGAATAATGGCCTCTCAACTTCCTTGTCCGCATTTAATGCAATGCATGAGGCTGCAAGATTGCTTGCTGTGAGAGCATTCTCGCAGTTAAAGGGCAGTTGGAGAATCCTTAACAAGGTTATGTGGAGACCTGATAAACGGAAATTGCCAAGCATTATTTTGGTATGTTGTTTACTTCACAATATAATTATAGACACTGGAGATAAATTACATCCAGATGTTGCTTTATCTGGACATCACGACTCAGGATACAGAGAACAGTCCTGTAAGCAAGTTGATCCGATGGGGAGGACTGCCCGGGAAAATATAGCCAAAGCACTGACAACATAG
- the LOC107426393 gene encoding protein NETWORKED 1D: protein MATVSQGDTRRMYSWWWDSHISPKNSKWLQENLTDMDSKIKQMIKLLEQDADSFARRAEMYYKKRPELMKLVEEFYRAYRALAERYDHATGALRQAHRTMAAAFPNHVPLVLMDESPSTSASEADPHTPEMPHPMRAFLDPDELQKDMLGISSSHFHALKRNGAFTEESESVSRKGLKQLNDLFGSGEAVTHSKFAEGRARKGLNFHDVEERDQNVQHNGSHDIHARAFDSDRVDKAETEILNLKKALAKLETEKEAGLLQYQKSLERLSNLESEVSRAQEDSKGLNERASNAEAEVQNLKEALTRLQAERESSLLQYQQCLDKISNLEKSISSAQKDAGELNERAKKAETEAETLKQHLASMVAEKEATLVQLEQNVEMISNLENKILQAEENARRISERADKAEREVETLNHAIVKLTEEKEAAALQYQQCLEMISNLEQKLSSAQEEAQRLNSEIENGVAKLKGAEERCLLLEKSKETLQFELDSLVLKVGSQGEELTEKQKELGRLWTCVQEERMRFMEAETAFQTLQHLHSQSQEELRSLVAELKNRAEVLQDMETCKQALENEVQIVKEENKNLNKLNVSSALSIKNLQDEILNLRETIKKLEEEVELRVDQRNALQQEIYCLKEELNDLNKKHQTMLEQVESVGFDPECFGSSVKELQDENSKLKEICEADRSEKVSLLEKLEIMEKLLEKNALLENSLADLNVELEEVRSKVKALEDCCQSFVEENSSLVSVKTNLISQLQITTENLGKLSEKNNVLENSLFDANAELEGLKVKSKSLEDSCLFLDDEKSGLITERESLLSHLDITQQRLEDMGSRYAELENKLSGLEKERDSALHIIEELRASLDVEKQEHASFAKLSESQLAGMEMQLCRLQEEGLCRKKEYEEEQDKALSAQIEILILQKCIEDLKEKNFSLFIEHQKLLEAFQKSNKLISVLEHANIDQREKVESFSEQNKLLREGLYQMLKMFDIDANHGCTYRLEQDQGLLNLLLVKLKERNESLFRGRDENQQLVIENSILLTLLGQLRLEGTNLMSEKNTLNQEFRIQSDQLLLLQCETQTLCQMNEELRLKVVKGEQNEEVLMANIENLHWKLLDSQGAYQNLKEENYKVLEEKRSLKKVVSELEEEKRCLEEEINAMFGETIFHGNLSLVYNEILCKKAMELEELSEKLNKLHLGNVDLEKKVKVLDGKLADSQVENAHLKECLNKSDNELKESEGAYENLKEENCKVLEEKRSLKKVVSELEDKKRYLEEEISAIFGETIFHGNLSLVFNDIIYEKAMELEELSEKLNKLHLCNVDLEKKVKILEGKLADLQVENVHLKESLNKSDNEMNKVKSVNDHLNGEITNSKDLLALNENETQLWETQATLFFGELQSSSICEALLEGKFNELIQAYENLENRSNSQNVEIKLLKEKVSTLEDANGGLRALLAMYMPAINSLKDCMASLEKHAPTQSESCKLENEESKDARLMTLPSEFCERDEDHVGMQPDGISDLQDMQSRIKAIEKAVVEKERLVLLENLNATTKLDAAIREIEELKIGSCNSIQENGHPSQHATAIKDEEELGHGLNNNLKLQRRKREISGSGNEVLTKDIVLDHISESSSYGISKRETADADNQMLELWETTEQDGSIDLTVGKAQKLAGAQTDHHQIEAVKEQRSAHPSMESLIEKELSVDKLEISKRFTEPRQEGNKKKILERLDSDAQKLANLQITIQDLKRKVEINEKNKKGKGIEYDTVKGQLEEAEETITKLCDVNRKLINSVEDGSLPSDGGSARVSDESGSVRRRRISEQARRGSEKIGRLQLEVQKLQFLLLKLDGERENRGRTRITERKTRVLLRDYLYGGVVRTGKKHKKAPFCACVQPPTKGD from the exons ATGGCCACTGTGTCCCAAGGAGATACTAGACGAATGTATTCTTGGTGGTGGGACAGCCACATAAGTCCAAAGAATTCAAAATGGCTTCAGGAAAATCTTACTG ATATGGACTCCAAAATCAAACAAATGATCAAGCTCCTTGAACAAGATGCAGACTCCTTTGCGAGGAGGGCAGAGATGTATTACAAGAAACGCCCAGAGCTTATGAAATTGGTTGAAGAATTCTACCGAGCATATCGTGCATTAGCTGAAAGGTACGATCATGCAACTGGAGCTCTTCGCCAGGCTCATCGGACAATGGCAGCAGCATTTCCTAACCATGTTCCCCTGGTTCTGATGGATGAATCACCTTCTACTTCAGCCAGTGAGGCAGATCCTCATACACCTGAGATGCCACACCCTATGCGTGCATTTTTGGACCCTGATGAACTGCAAAAGGATATGCTGGGAATCTCATCATCCCATTTTCATGCTCTCAAGAGGAATGGAGCTTTTACTGAAGAATCTGAATCTGTAAGCAGAAAGGGTTTGAAGCAGCTCAATGATTTGTTTGGGTCTGGAGAAGCAGTAACCCATTCTAAGTTTGCAGAAGGGCGGGCAAGAAAAGGCCTCAATTTTCATGATGTGGAGGAAAGAGACCAAAATGTCCAACATAATGGCAGCCATGATATCCATGCTCGAGCTTTTGACTCTGATCGAGTAGATAAAGCTGAGACAGAAATTTTGAACTTAAAGAAGGCCCTTGCTAAATTAGAAACTGAAAAGGAAGCTGGCTTACTTCAGTACCAAAAGAGTCTGGAGAGGTTGTCTAATCTGGAGTCTGAAGTCTCTCGTGCACAAGAGGATTCCAAGGGACTAAATGAACGAGCCAGCAATGCTGAAGCtgaggttcaaaatttgaaggaaGCCCTTACCAGATTACAGGCAGAAAGGGAATCTAGTCTTCTCCAATACCAGCAGTGCTTAGACAAAATATCCAATTTGGAGAAGAGTATCAGTTCTGCCCAAAAGGATGCTGGAGAGCTTAATGAACGTGCCAAGAAAGCTGAAACTGAAGCTGAAACTCTGAAGCAACACCTTGCTAGCATGGTAGCTGAAAAAGAAGCTACACTTGTACAATTGGAACAAAACGTAGAGATGATATCCAATCTGGAGAATAAGATATTGCAAGCCGAGGAGAATGCTAGAAGGATTAGTGAACGAGCTGATAAAGCTGAACGTGAAGTTGAAACCTTGAACCACGCAATTGTTAAATTAACCGAAGAGAAGGAAGCTGCTGCTCTCCAGTACCAACAGTGCTTAGAGATGATTTCTAATCTGGAGCAGAAACTCTCTTCTGCACAGGAGGAGGCTCAAAGACTGAATTCTGAGATAGAAAATGGGGTTGCAAAGTTGAAGGGTGCTGAAGAAAGGTGTCTTCtgttggaaaaatcaaaagagactCTGCAGTTTGAGTTGGATTCGTTAGTGCTGAAGGTGGGATCTCAAGGTGAAGAACTTACAGAGAAGCAGAAGGAGCTGGGTAGACTCTGGACTTGTGTGCAAGAAGAGAGGATGCGATTCATGGAGGCCGAAACTGCTTTCCAAACATTGCAGCACTTGCATTCTCAGTCTCAGGAAGAACTGAGATCTTTGGTTGCAGAGCTTAAGAATAGGGCTGAAGTTCTACAGGACATGGAGACTTGTAAGCAGGCTTTAGAGAATGAAGTCCAAATAGTCAAGGAGGAAAACAAGAATCTGAATAAGCTCAATGTATCTTCTGCTTTGTCAATAAAAAATCTACAAGATGAGATCTTGAACTTGAGAGAGACTATAAAGAAACTTGAAGAGGAGGTGGAACTTCGTGTCGACCAGCGAAATGCTCTTCAACAAGAGATATACTGTCTGAAAGAGGAACTGAATGACCTGAACAAGAAACATCAGACTATGCTTGAGCAGGTGGAGTCAGTTGGCTTTGATCCTGAATGCTTTGGTTCATCTGTGAAGGAATTGCAAGATGAAAACTCAAAGTTAAAGGAGATCTGCGAGGCCGATAGAAGTGAGAAAGTATCTCTTTTGGAAAAATTAGAAATCATGGAGAAGCTACTGGAGAAAAATGCCCTTTTGGAGAACTCCCTTGCTGATTTGAATGTTGAGTTAGAAGAGGTTAGAAGCAAGGTAAAGGCTTTGGAAGATTGCTGCCAGTCTTTTGTAGAAGAAAATTCCAGTCTTGTTTCTGTGAAGACCAACCTGATTTCTCAGTTACAGATTACAACCGAGAATTTAGGGAAACTGTCAGAGAAAAACAATGTTTTGGAAAATTCTCTTTTTGATGCAAATGCTGAACTGGAAGGATTGAAGGTGAAGTCAAAGAGCTTAGAAGATTCATGTCTGTTCCTTGATGATGAGAAGTCTGGTCTCATTACTGAGAGAGAAAGTTTACTTTCTCATCTGGACATTACTCAACAAAGACTGGAAGATATGGGTAGTAGATATGCGGAATTAGAAAATAAACTATCTGGTCTTGAAAAGGAGAGAGACTCTGCACTGCACATAATAGAAGAGCTACGTGCATCCTTAGATGTTGAAAAGCAAGAACATGCCAGTTTTGCTAAGTTGAGTGAAAGCCAGTTGGCTGGTATGGAAATGCAGCTATGTCGTTTACAAGAAGAGGGACTGTGCAGGAAGAAGGAATATGAAGAGGAACAAGACAAAGCTCTTAGTGCACAGATTGAAATCTTAATTTTGCAGAAATGCATAGAAGACCTTAAAGAAAAGAATTTCTCTCTCTTCATTGAGCATCAGAAGCTCTTGGAGGCATTCCAAAAGTCGAATAAACTAATTTCTGTACTGGAGCATGCAAATATTGACCAACGGGAGAAGGTTGAGTCCTTTTCTgagcaaaataaattactaaGGGAGGGGCTTTATCAGATGTTGAAAATGTTTGACATTGATGCGAACCATGGGTGTACATATAGGTTAGAGCAAGACCAGGGACTTTTGAACCTTCTACTTGTCAAACTCAAGGAGAGAAATGAATCTCTCTTTAGAGGCCGTGATGAAAATCAACAGTTGGTAATTGAGAATTCAATTCTTCTGACACTGCTTGGGCAACTCAGATTAGAGGGGACCAATCTTATGTCAGAAAAAAATACTCTTAATCAAGAGTTCAGGATCCAGTCTGACCAGCTTTTACTGTTGCAGTGTGAGACCCAAACACTTTGCCAGATGAATGAAGAGTTGAGGTTGAAAGTAGTGAAGGGAGAGCAGAACGAGGAAGTATTGATGGCGAACATAGAAAATCTGCATTGGAAGCTGTTAGACTCACAAGGGGCCTACCAGAATCTGAAGGAAGAGAATTACAAAGTACTTGAAGAGAAAAGATCCTTGAAGAAGGTAGTGTCAGAGTTGGAAGAAGAAAAGCGTTGCCTAGAAGAGGAAATCAATGCCATGTTTGGTGAAACAATATTTCATGGTAACCTTTCCCTAGTTTACAATGAGATCCTTTGCAAAAAAGCAATGGAACTTGAAGAGCtcagtgaaaaattgaataaacTTCATCTTGGTAATGTTGACCTTGAGAAGAAGGTGAAAGTATTGGATGGTAAATTAGCAGATTCACAAGTTGAGAATGCACATCTCAAGGAGTGTTTGAATAAGTCAGACAATGAACTGAAAGAATCTGAAGGGGCCTATGAGAATCTGAAGGAAGAGAATTGCAAAGTACTTGAAGAGAAAAGATCCTTGAAGAAGGTAGTGTCAGAGTTGGAAGACAAAAAACGTTACCTAGAAGAGGAAATCAGTGCCATCTTTGGTGAAACAATATTTCATGGTAACCTGTCCCTGGTTTTCAATGACATCATTTATGAAAAAGCAATGGAACTTGAAGAGCtcagtgaaaaattgaataagCTTCATCTTTGTAATGTTGATCTTGAGAAGAAGGTGAAAATATTGGAGGGAAAATTAGCAGATTTACAAGTTGAGAATGTGCATCTCAAGGAGTCTTTGAATAAGTCGGACAATGAAATGAATAAAGTTAAATCTGTTAACGATCATTTAAATGGTGAAATCACCAATTCAAAGGATCTGTTGGCTCTAAATGAAAATGAGACTCAACTATGGGAGACTCAGGCTACTTTATTCTTTGGTGAATTGCAGAGCTCCTCCATCTGTGAAGCATTGCTTGAAGGAAAGTTCAATGAGCTCATTCAAGCATATGAGAACCTTGAAAACAGAAGCAATTCCCAAAATGTTGAGATTAAACTGCTGAAAGAAAAGGTTAGCACATTGGAAGATGCTAATGGAGGACTACGAGCTCTGTTGGCCATGTACATGCCAGCTATAAACTCCTTGAAGGATTGTATGGCTTCTCTTGAGAAGCATGCACCAACGCAATCAGAATCTTGTAAACTTGAAAATGAAGAATCAAAG GATGCTCGATTGATGACCTTGCCTTCTGAATTTTGTGAAAGAGACGAAGATCATGTTGGCATGCAACCAGATGGTATTTCAGACTTGCAGGATATGCAAAGTAGGATTAAAGCTATTGAGAAGGCAGTAGTAGAAAAAGAAAGGCTTGTGTTGCTGGAAAACTTAAATGCAACTACCAAACTAGATGCTGCAATTAGAGAGATTGAAGAGCTAAAAATTGGAAGCTGCAACTCGATTCAAGAAAATGGTCATCCCAGCCAACATGCTACTGCAATTAAGGATGAGGAGGAATTAGGGCACGGGCTTAACAACAATCTGAAACTGCAGAGACGGAAGCGTGAAATCTCTGGATCAGGAAATGAAGTTCTGACAAAGGACATTGTTCTTGATCACATATCAGAGAGTTCATCCTACGGGATAAGCAAGAGAGAAACTGCAGATGCTGACAATCAGATGCTTGAGCTGTGGGAAACCACTGAACAGGATGGCAGTATTGACTTGACAGTTGGCAAGGCTCAGAAGTTGGCTGGTGCACAAACTGACCACCATCAAATTGAAGCGGTCAAAGAACAGAGGAGTGCACATCCTTCTATGGAATCACTGATTGAGAAAGAACTGAGCGTGGACAAGTTAGAGATCTCTAAGAGATTTACAGAGCCACGTCAAGAAGGGAACAAGAAAAAGATTCTTGAAAGACTAGATTCTGATGCGCAGAAATTGGCAAACCTTCAGATAACCATACAAGATTTGAAAAGAAAGGTGGAGATTAATGAGAAGAACAAAAAGGGCAAAGGCATTGAATATGATACTGTGAAGGGGCAGCTGGAAGAAGCTGAGGAGACAATCACCAAGTTGTGTGATGTTAATCGTAAATTGATTAACAGTGTTGAAGATGGTTCTCTGCCCTCTGATGGAGGATCTGCAAGGGTGTCAGATGAAAGCGGGAGTGTCCGAAGGAGGAGAATTTCAGAACAGGCAAGAAGAGGATCTGAAAAAATTGGACGTTTGCAACTGGAGGTGCAGAAGTTACAATTTTTGTTACTGAAACTTGATGGAGAAAGAGAAAATAGAGGAAGGACTAGAATCACAGAGCGAAAAACAAGAGTTCTTTTGCGGGACTATCTCTACGGTGGTGTTGTTAGAACCGGTAAAAAACACAAGAAAGCACCCTTCTGTGCATGTGTTCAGCCCCCAACTAAGGGAGATTAA